Below is a window of Bacillota bacterium DNA.
AGAGAAAGGCGGCTAGCTCGCCTACGTACCCGCTGCCGAAGAAAGCAGGCGCGGCAAAGGCGTACACTTTGAGATGGGGGAAGACTGTCTCCCTCAGAGCCTTCGCAGCCACGGCGAGCTCGATTATGCCCTTTTGCGGCAGAGCAAAGCCGAAGTACCCGAGTGCGGGGCCCTGCCCCACGCCCAAGCTCGCGCGCACCGCGTTCTCGTCGCCAAGAGCCACCTCTGGACATCCCATCGGGATGACGTGGACTCGCTCCGGGCTGATACCCAGCTTCGAGAGCTCGTCGCGCAGCCGGGCGCTGTGCACTACTATGACGTTGAACTCGTCCCTTATGAGGCTGTTGGCCGCCACCTGTCCCGGGAGGAAGTCGTGAACCGTGGCGACTACACGTATGCCGCGCGCCTTGAGCTGTCGGACGAGACGCTGAAGCTGTGAGGGCCCGAACAACTGGTACTCGAACTGCACGTGGGCGACGCGAAATCCCCCGCGGCGCAGTATGGAGAGAACCTCGCTTTCGTAACCCCTCGCGACCTCCGCCGTAAACCCCTCCGCGCGGAGCCCATCAATGAGGAATCTCGTGTATTCGGCGACGCCGCACCTCTGACCCCACGAAGGGACGATCACCAGCACCCCTGGGAGGGCACCCTGAGCCAGACCTGGATTCGAGCTCGGACGGCGGCCTGTCGGCATGGCAGCGTACGTGCGCTTTTCCATGTTGGCGGCCGCGCTCAAGGCAGCCGCCGGGCCCCAGCGCGGACTCGGCCCACGCCCGGTCCCAGGCTGCAGCGGGCGGTGCAAAGCCCGTCGTGCGGCTCCGGAATCACCGCGCCATACGAACGTTCGGCCGCCTGGCACGCCGCTGGATAGCAGGTACTTGCTCTGCGACCCCTTGAAAACCTGCGAGCCCAGGGACTCTTGCCGAGCATCCGAAACCCACGTGAACCAGCGGGTCTTAGGATACATGCAACTACACCTCCGACACACCATGACCCGCAGCGTCTTCTTCGGCGAGCCGCTCGTAAAGCTCCGCGTGCTTGAGAGCTATGCCGGACCAGTGGTTCCGCTTCAGGAAGTCGCCCATCCGCTCCACAAGTTCGGCACGCAGCTCGGGATCTTCGAGAAGCCTCCTGAGCCCCTTCGCTATCTCGCAGGGGTGTGCGGAAGGGATCTTGTACACCTCTCCCCCCAGATCCGAGAAGAACGGGACATCCGTGACGATCATCGGCCTCTCGGCGGACATCACGGTACGCGCCGCCGCCGACGTCCCGATGAGCCCGTGATCGCGGTACGGCAGCACGTTCACATCCATGGCATGGAGGATCCTGACCGCCTCGGGCTCCGGGAGATAGTCACGTATGATAGTCACGGAGTCAGAGACTCCTAGACGAGCCATAGTCTCGTCTAGCTGCGCGGCAAAGGTGCGAGAGCTGTGGTACGGCGCGATGGACGACAGCATGAAGCATTTCAGGCCGGGATGCGTTCGGCGGACCTCCTGCACCGCGATGGCAAGCTCTATGATCCCCTTGTGAGGCAGGCAGAACCCGAAGAAACCAACGGCGGGCCTGGTCTCGACGATCGCGGTCTCGCCGTCGAACGAGTACTTTCTGCAGCCCATGGGGATCACCGTCGTCCGCTCCGGATCCGCGCCCACTCTGCAGTACTCGGCGCGCGTCTCGTGGGAGTGCACGATGAGATGATGGAACGCCCTGGCAACGAACTCATTTGAGCGCGCAAGACCCGGCGCGAAATCGTGGGCAGTGGCAATGACTGGCACTCCCAAGGCGCGCAGAGCCGACACGGTCGACGAGAGCTCAGATATGTTGTAAAGCACGAATTCGTACTGGAAGTGGACGACGGTGACTCCGCTCGCGCCGGCGTTCCCATCGCGAACTCTGGAGCCCGAACCTCTGAGGAACGGCAAGATGCCCTCCGTCGACGCCGAAGTCACTACCACTGCTTCTACGCCCGAGTGGCCCAGGTGCTCTGTCAACGCTCTCGCGTACTCGGATATGCCACAAGGTTTCCCCCATGACGGCACAACCATCAAGACGCGCGCGACTCGACGCTTCGCCGGTCCTCTCGATCCTCCACCGCTTCGCGCGTCCGAGTCAGGAAGCGTGTCCCCGCAGTCTCCTCTCCACCCCGCGTCCCTCCATGCGCTGTGCTTCTGCGCGACCCTCGCCCCAACGACGGCGGGTGCTGAGCCCTGGATAATGGAAGCCGCCTTCCAGCCCACGCTTCTCAGTGTCTCAGGGGGTAGTCGGGTATCTGGCGGCGCCTGCAGAGAGGAGCCGTGAGCCCCGTGCGGCGGTCGGCTGCCTGAGATGTCGAGTTTCGAAACTGGCCCGCGTTTCGGATTCCATCGGCGATCGCTATACAACGGCTCCTGGAGCGGTGGGACAGGCGGGGGAGCGACGGGGGAAGCCATCCGGCGTCGTTGCTCCATGTCGTTTTCTATCTCGAGCAGCCTCGCGTACATGCATCTTGCCGCCTTGTCCCAGGTGAACCTCTCCAGCACATCCCTGCATCCTCGTATGCCCACATCCTTGGCTCGTTGGCGGTTCTCGTACACCCACCTCATGAGCGACCTGAGATGCGCCTCGCTCGGGCGCGCCCAGCGGGAGCCTGCGTACACCCTGTCATTGGGTATCCCGAAGGCGGGCACGGGCTCCAGCCCCTCGACGTCTATGAGAAGGCTGTTGTCATGGCTCATGAATTCAAGGTGCGACGACCAACCCGTGCATATGGCCGGCACGCCGCACGCCATCGCCTCAATCGCGGTCATGTTCCATCCCTCGCCGCGAGTCGGCAGCACGAAACAATCGGCGGCCGCGTAAAGGCGCGCCATGTCTGCCGAGCTCATGAGGGCCGGGAGGATGATGACCGGCGGGCCCTTCGGCTTTCCTGCGGCCTCCCGAATCGACGCTATCTCGTTCCTTATGCGAAGGCCGCTGGGATCATATGAGGAGTTGTCATGGACTTTGAGCACGAGGCATACGTCCTCATCGGGCCGGAACTCCGAGAAATACGCGCGGAGCAGTATGTCGTAGCCCTTGCGGGGAATCCACTCGAATACCGAGAGGAACGTGAAGCCCTTCCTGCCCTGAATGGGTAGGGGAGGAATCCCTGGATGAAACCGGCTCCCGTCGACACCCAGCGGCATGACGCGAACCTTCGTCTCCGCAACGCCGCTTGCGACGAAGGTGTCCCTATTGAACCTCGACGGTACCCACACCTCATCCATGAGATTGCACCTATCCACCCAGTCGTGAGGTATCCGGTCGGTCTCCAGCATTGTAAGGCCGATGGAATGACAGCCGGGTTCGCGTTCGAAGAATCCCCCCAGGAAGACGAAGAGCGCCGCACCCACTTTGACGTGCGCGTTGTGCACCATTCTTCCAAGGAGGGCTTGGGTATCGGGATCAAGGTCCACACGGGTGCATCCCAGAGGCCGGGGTTTCAAGCGGATGTTGACCCCCAGCCTGTGCAGATGGAGCACGATGTTCCGATTGACCTCTGCGTACCCCGCGGCCTCGAATACGGGACCGATATCTATGAGATCCACGAAGCACCACCGTCCCGGGCAGACCAAGACCGGCCAGGCCGGGGCCTGGCATGCTCGCGGGCATGGTCAAGACTCTGCGATATACTATGCCGGCGTCTGTCATGGGTTCCGCGAGCATATTAGTTGATCCGGAAGGGGGGCACCGCTTTGACTAGAGCCGGGAAGGTCTTGGTGGTGGTGATCGTTAAGCGGGCCATTGGAAGCGTCTTTGCGGGTGCCCTCATCCTTGCCTTTCTGGCGGCGATGACAGGAACTGCGCTGCCCGCGATCGCGCTCCCCGGCTCCGCGGTCGTCGGCAAGGTGATCGTCGTTGACCCAGGGCATGGTGGAGTCGATCCCGGCTCCCATGACGGAGAGGGAGTGACGGAGAAGGAGATAGTCCTCGAGATAGCAAGGGACGTCTGCCATCTGCTCGCGAGAGCAAGGGCGGTGCCCGTCCTCACGCGCCACGGGGATTGGGAGATGAGCCCGATAATCGAGAGCGAGACCACGCGCCACAGGCGCGATCTCGCCGCCCGGATCCACATCGCCCACCGCACGAACGCCGACGCGTTCGTCAGCATTCACGTGAACAAGGTGCGCTCGACGTCCACGAAAGGGGCCATCGTCTTCTACAGTCGCAACAACCCGGCGAGCAAACGCCTCGCTGCCTGCGTCCACAGCAAGATCAAGGACATCGCCCCCCATCAGGGCATGTCGGTTCTGGAAGGAGACTACTACGTGCTGAACGCTGCCAACGTCCCCGCGGTCATAGTCGAAGTCGGATTCTTGTCCAACCCCGAAGAGAAGGAGTTACTCCTTGCTCCGTCCCACCGCGGGCTGCTGGCCGAGGCCATCTTCGGAGGGCTCGTGCTCTTTTTCGAGGGAGCGGGGGTTACGCCGGAGCAGAAGGCCCCCTCCTCCATCGAGAAGAGGGAGCCCGCACCTGTGTTGTAGTCCAGGCTGATCCACGTTCTCGGTTACCAGGTTCCTATGAAGAGCTGCGTGAACATCTTCCCATACGGGCCTCCGTTGGCCACACCAACACCAATCCTGTTGTAGTTGGGGTTTAGGATGTTCTGCCTGTGTCCGGCGCTGTTCATGAGAGCCGAGTGTGCCTGGTCGACCGTGGGAGCGCCTGCGATGTTCTCACCGGCCGTGCGGTAGCTGATGCCGGCGTTC
It encodes the following:
- a CDS encoding N-acetylmuramoyl-L-alanine amidase, with product MTRAGKVLVVVIVKRAIGSVFAGALILAFLAAMTGTALPAIALPGSAVVGKVIVVDPGHGGVDPGSHDGEGVTEKEIVLEIARDVCHLLARARAVPVLTRHGDWEMSPIIESETTRHRRDLAARIHIAHRTNADAFVSIHVNKVRSTSTKGAIVFYSRNNPASKRLAACVHSKIKDIAPHQGMSVLEGDYYVLNAANVPAVIVEVGFLSNPEEKELLLAPSHRGLLAEAIFGGLVLFFEGAGVTPEQKAPSSIEKREPAPVL
- a CDS encoding glycosyltransferase, producing the protein MYPKTRWFTWVSDARQESLGSQVFKGSQSKYLLSSGVPGGRTFVWRGDSGAARRALHRPLQPGTGRGPSPRWGPAAALSAAANMEKRTYAAMPTGRRPSSNPGLAQGALPGVLVIVPSWGQRCGVAEYTRFLIDGLRAEGFTAEVARGYESEVLSILRRGGFRVAHVQFEYQLFGPSQLQRLVRQLKARGIRVVATVHDFLPGQVAANSLIRDEFNVIVVHSARLRDELSKLGISPERVHVIPMGCPEVALGDENAVRASLGVGQGPALGYFGFALPQKGIIELAVAAKALRETVFPHLKVYAFAAPAFFGSGYVGELAAFLSGAGLAEGFILRAEYLPVNEVVNCLHAMDINILPYKEVAYVGTSSAVRVLMAAQKPIITTDIPYFEDLDGEVYKIPSADPARIAEAVMYLMTDSAKREEMVYRIRRYVETHKWEQIAKRHAKLYTNLAATSVASGAFGPGPALYPVPGPGPDDHACAAGEGMPEAEWRSHPNGTRMGDGVPRVAAVPDDVWERVVRRFGRRG
- a CDS encoding glycosyltransferase, translating into MDLIDIGPVFEAAGYAEVNRNIVLHLHRLGVNIRLKPRPLGCTRVDLDPDTQALLGRMVHNAHVKVGAALFVFLGGFFEREPGCHSIGLTMLETDRIPHDWVDRCNLMDEVWVPSRFNRDTFVASGVAETKVRVMPLGVDGSRFHPGIPPLPIQGRKGFTFLSVFEWIPRKGYDILLRAYFSEFRPDEDVCLVLKVHDNSSYDPSGLRIRNEIASIREAAGKPKGPPVIILPALMSSADMARLYAAADCFVLPTRGEGWNMTAIEAMACGVPAICTGWSSHLEFMSHDNSLLIDVEGLEPVPAFGIPNDRVYAGSRWARPSEAHLRSLMRWVYENRQRAKDVGIRGCRDVLERFTWDKAARCMYARLLEIENDMEQRRRMASPVAPPPVPPLQEPLYSDRRWNPKRGPVSKLDISGSRPPHGAHGSSLQAPPDTRLPPETLRSVGWKAASIIQGSAPAVVGARVAQKHSAWRDAGWRGDCGDTLPDSDARSGGGSRGPAKRRVARVLMVVPSWGKPCGISEYARALTEHLGHSGVEAVVVTSASTEGILPFLRGSGSRVRDGNAGASGVTVVHFQYEFVLYNISELSSTVSALRALGVPVIATAHDFAPGLARSNEFVARAFHHLIVHSHETRAEYCRVGADPERTTVIPMGCRKYSFDGETAIVETRPAVGFFGFCLPHKGIIELAIAVQEVRRTHPGLKCFMLSSIAPYHSSRTFAAQLDETMARLGVSDSVTIIRDYLPEPEAVRILHAMDVNVLPYRDHGLIGTSAAARTVMSAERPMIVTDVPFFSDLGGEVYKIPSAHPCEIAKGLRRLLEDPELRAELVERMGDFLKRNHWSGIALKHAELYERLAEEDAAGHGVSEV